A portion of the Chrysemys picta bellii isolate R12L10 unplaced genomic scaffold, ASM1138683v2 scaf3, whole genome shotgun sequence genome contains these proteins:
- the LOC135977528 gene encoding kinesin-like protein KIF21B — MFEIADSVVGNVGPTHNFEPPHYDGIECLAIQGDVLFSGSGDKGIKKWDLEQQELLQQIPNAHKDWVCALAFVPGRPMLLSACCGGVVKVWNMENFTPVGEIKGHDSPINAICTNSKHIFTASSDLTVKLWSRRRLLNGLT; from the exons ATGTTTGAGATTGCGGACAGCGTGGTGGGGAACGTCGGCCCCACCCATAACTTTGAGCCCCCGCACTATGACGGCATCGAGTGTCTGGCCATCCAGGGCGACGTGCTCTTCAGCGGCTCCGGGGACAAGGGGATCAAGAAGTGGgacctggagcagcaggagctcctccAG CAAATCCCCAACGCGCACAAGGACTGGGTCTGCGCCCTGGCCTTCGTCCCTGGCCGCCCCATGCTGCTGAGCGCCTGCTGCGGGGGCGTGGTGAAGGTCTGGAACATGGAGAACTTCACACCCGTTGGGGAGATCAAGGGCCACGACAGCCCCATCAATGCCATCTGCACCAATTCCAAGCACATATTCACTGCTTCCAG cgaCCTGACAGTGAAGCTCTGGAGCCGGAGAAGATTGCTGAACGGCCTGACCTAG